TTTTTCGGAATTCCACAGTTCCATCTGACTCAATATCCCGCCCATCCAGTTTCAGAAGTACATCGTTTCTTTGAAGCACGCCATTAAATGGGGAATTTGGAAAGATTTTTTTTATAAAGACACCTTTTGAATCATTTTTTAATCCGAGCATTTGCCGCTGAGAGGCGCTCTCAAGCTTTGCCCATTGCAATCCCAGTTTCGGAGGGCCATCATAATTTCCGTCTTTTATATCATCCAAAAAATTTTCAAGTATGTTTACAGGGATGAAATATCCTATATTATCTGCCTGAGTAAGCCCTGCAAATGCCACACCTACGACTTTTCCTCCGCTCAGTACCGGTCCTCCGCTATTTCCACTGTTAATTGCCGCATCAGTCTGTCCGATAAGAAACTTTTCATTTGTCAAAGTGTAGCTGTTATGCTCCATTCTTGATACAATCCCTCTCGTTGTGCTAAGCTTGTCGCCACCCAAAGGATAACCGTAAACTGTAAGGCTATCCTGTATATTCGGCAATTTCCCAAGTTTCAAGGCTGCTGTTCCGTTAAAGAACGACTTATCCTCAACATCAATTAACGCCAGATCGTATTCTTCTGAGACAAATTTTACATTTGCCTTATATTTTTTTGAATCGCCTTCCTTTCTTACCTGCAGAAATTTTTCATTCAGCACCGCATGAGCATTTGTAATGATTCTGTTACCATCTATAATGAATCCTGTTGCAGTCGAGCTGAAATCTTGCCCATTCTGCCAAGGGGACATGTAATTATGCATCTGGTGCGCAGTGTAGACTTTTACAAGAGCTTTTTTTACTGAACTGTCGTTAGCAAACACAACGTTGCACAAAAATATACTTATTATTAAAATTAAATTTCTTATTTTCATTTTTAAACCTTTCTTTGGATACTTAGTCAGATTAAATATCCAGTTTCTCTCCAATCTGATTCTGTATTAACTTTAAAAACAGAACTTCGTTGCTTATATTCATTCTCATCTGTATCCGTTTCTTATCTGCCGTTATTATCTCCAGAAACTTGT
This is a stretch of genomic DNA from Leptotrichia hofstadii. It encodes these proteins:
- a CDS encoding S1C family serine protease; this translates as MKIRNLILIISIFLCNVVFANDSSVKKALVKVYTAHQMHNYMSPWQNGQDFSSTATGFIIDGNRIITNAHAVLNEKFLQVRKEGDSKKYKANVKFVSEEYDLALIDVEDKSFFNGTAALKLGKLPNIQDSLTVYGYPLGGDKLSTTRGIVSRMEHNSYTLTNEKFLIGQTDAAINSGNSGGPVLSGGKVVGVAFAGLTQADNIGYFIPVNILENFLDDIKDGNYDGPPKLGLQWAKLESASQRQMLGLKNDSKGVFIKKIFPNSPFNGVLQRNDVLLKLDGRDIESDGTVEFRKNEKTDFNFINQEKKYGQTLSYEIVRDKKVQKGQVTLKKADIKFSVVKSTKLQEAPSYYVYGGLIFEPLTTNYITSFTEEHPTSTLSAIYDREDLFKDYNGLVILVRVLPFDVNLGYSELENRIITKVNGEKYKDFNDFVKKVRSINKEFIVFEDEDGNEIVLDVAKVNAQKAALMENYNILHEMSSDIR